Proteins co-encoded in one Haladaptatus sp. ZSTT2 genomic window:
- a CDS encoding plastocyanin/azurin family copper-binding protein, producing MNNVARTTRRKVLKVLGAGAVGSVLLSGSASAEKSFGNGNGIGAFLNDKAELKKPPIWDDGISDQRGEGTVEVEVGTLTSMVPPFEEGPFAFAPRVVKVSPGTTVKWVWTGNPWESAPPGIPVPPGAPWPHDVASLEKIGGTYKFASDMFLAGNDKSFEYTFEEVGTNLYFCHPHGYPFHDNSGFDYNLVGMRGAVLVRDD from the coding sequence ATGAACAACGTAGCGCGGACAACTCGACGGAAGGTATTGAAAGTACTCGGGGCAGGTGCCGTAGGGAGTGTTCTCTTGAGCGGCTCTGCGAGTGCTGAGAAATCGTTCGGTAATGGAAACGGTATCGGAGCGTTCCTCAACGACAAAGCCGAATTAAAAAAGCCCCCAATCTGGGATGACGGCATCTCTGACCAGAGGGGTGAAGGAACAGTCGAGGTAGAGGTCGGGACGTTGACGTCGATGGTTCCTCCGTTTGAAGAGGGGCCCTTTGCATTTGCCCCTCGTGTGGTCAAGGTCTCGCCCGGGACGACTGTTAAGTGGGTCTGGACTGGTAACCCGTGGGAATCTGCTCCCCCGGGAATCCCGGTTCCCCCTGGTGCTCCATGGCCGCACGATGTCGCATCCCTCGAAAAAATAGGAGGTACCTACAAGTTCGCCAGCGATATGTTCCTGGCAGGAAATGACAAATCTTTTGAATATACGTTCGAAGAGGTGGGGACGAACCTCTACTTCTGCCACCCACATGGCTACCCGTTCCACGACAATAGCGGGTTCGACTACAACCTCGTGGGAATGCGCGGAGCGGTGCTGGTGAGAGACGACTGA
- a CDS encoding helix-turn-helix domain-containing protein encodes MSTALAFAPGRSNESTTVAQENVEPLLKALDDTACRAVLMATKDSALSAHEIAAACDLPVSTTYRKVNQLTDVGLLEERTRLSLSGNHTSEYVRAVENIVVSVSSEHGLELTVSPCEAASAHTSF; translated from the coding sequence ATGTCCACTGCACTCGCTTTCGCCCCCGGTCGCTCGAACGAATCTACCACCGTCGCCCAAGAGAACGTCGAACCACTGCTCAAGGCGCTCGACGACACGGCGTGCCGAGCGGTTCTCATGGCAACGAAGGATTCGGCGCTCTCGGCCCACGAGATTGCAGCGGCCTGTGACCTCCCCGTGTCGACGACCTACCGGAAGGTCAACCAGCTCACCGATGTTGGCCTCCTCGAAGAGCGAACCCGGCTGTCGCTCTCTGGAAACCACACGAGTGAGTACGTGCGTGCGGTCGAGAACATCGTCGTCTCTGTATCGAGCGAACACGGCCTCGAACTCACAGTTTCTCCGTGTGAGGCCGCAAGCGCGCACACCTCGTTCTAA
- a CDS encoding helix-turn-helix domain-containing protein yields the protein MLSGIRATVAFTAAETCPIADLSTEVDYPIYSRSTSVSPLESTHSVTEFLLQGEPPTLDAAIDPIFAYGPTRLYRYTHDKGVTCPCECLGLFGCPIERYFAHEGTFTIVFHATDFHQLQEVIAELRDRFPDIDIKRLVRSPTEGTAKDNVFVDRSRLTARQLEVLQTAYDMGYFSQPREANATEVASTLDISQSTFAQHLAAAQSKVFDQLLEHDG from the coding sequence ATGTTGTCGGGAATCCGCGCCACGGTTGCGTTCACCGCCGCCGAAACGTGCCCGATTGCCGACCTCTCAACCGAGGTCGACTACCCGATTTACTCTCGGTCAACCTCGGTCTCGCCGCTCGAATCGACCCACAGCGTCACCGAGTTTTTGTTGCAAGGCGAACCACCCACCCTCGACGCTGCCATCGACCCCATCTTTGCGTACGGACCAACCCGACTCTATCGATACACCCACGACAAGGGGGTCACCTGCCCGTGTGAGTGTCTTGGTCTGTTTGGCTGCCCAATCGAACGCTACTTCGCCCACGAAGGAACGTTCACCATCGTCTTTCACGCGACGGATTTTCACCAGTTACAGGAGGTCATCGCCGAACTCCGCGACCGATTCCCCGACATCGACATCAAACGGCTCGTTCGATCACCGACCGAAGGAACCGCGAAAGACAACGTCTTCGTCGATAGGAGTCGGCTGACCGCGAGACAACTCGAAGTCCTCCAAACGGCCTACGACATGGGCTATTTTTCCCAGCCACGAGAGGCAAACGCGACCGAGGTTGCGTCGACACTCGACATCAGCCAGTCGACGTTCGCCCAGCACCTCGCCGCCGCCCAATCGAAAGTGTTCGACCAGCTCCTCGAACACGACGGGTAG
- a CDS encoding pyridoxamine 5'-phosphate oxidase family protein, with protein sequence MVLDQQTKMSESETDALLSAHETAVLSLADDDTPYAIPISYGYDATNRRFYMRLVSTPESEKRRFLSSAPMVRLVVHDQEDTVYRSAVAVGTLHEISPDEVTVEHIVQYGNAKRPLFEIWGQAKDNLDIKLYELDPDDIGGRRVEIDQTANA encoded by the coding sequence ATGGTTCTTGACCAGCAGACCAAGATGAGCGAGTCAGAAACCGATGCTCTTCTGAGCGCTCACGAAACAGCCGTTCTCTCTCTCGCAGACGATGATACCCCCTATGCAATCCCGATTTCCTACGGCTACGACGCCACTAACCGGCGGTTCTACATGCGACTCGTCTCGACTCCAGAGAGCGAAAAACGCCGATTCCTCTCTTCTGCACCGATGGTTCGACTCGTCGTCCACGACCAAGAAGACACGGTGTACCGAAGTGCGGTCGCCGTTGGCACACTCCACGAAATTTCGCCCGACGAGGTGACCGTCGAACACATCGTCCAGTACGGCAACGCAAAACGCCCGCTGTTCGAAATCTGGGGACAGGCCAAGGACAATTTGGACATTAAACTGTACGAACTCGACCCAGACGACATCGGCGGCCGCCGGGTCGAAATCGACCAAACAGCCAACGCATAG
- a CDS encoding DUF7560 family zinc ribbon protein: protein MSIERDLTFSCPECGESLVVNASMRDALIDNGCVICGSAVSSSAFSTV, encoded by the coding sequence ATGAGTATTGAACGAGACCTAACGTTCTCCTGCCCCGAGTGCGGAGAATCATTGGTTGTGAACGCATCGATGCGCGATGCGCTCATCGACAACGGGTGCGTCATCTGCGGTTCCGCGGTATCTTCTAGCGCTTTCTCAACGGTCTGA
- a CDS encoding DUF5795 family protein — MADNRVVEGRMVTPKRLAALIEGADVMDAEPIRDADRECPECGGNVLEVGYMPSVMEFVTGWKCQDCEWSADDRDD, encoded by the coding sequence ATGGCTGATAATCGCGTCGTAGAGGGCCGGATGGTCACGCCCAAGCGACTCGCCGCGCTCATCGAAGGCGCTGATGTGATGGATGCAGAACCGATTCGAGACGCAGACCGCGAATGCCCCGAGTGTGGGGGAAACGTCCTCGAAGTCGGTTACATGCCCTCGGTAATGGAGTTCGTCACCGGGTGGAAGTGCCAAGACTGCGAGTGGAGCGCAGACGACCGCGACGACTGA
- a CDS encoding DUF5794 domain-containing protein, with product MSSSQHPIALRLEQQVGGAAKLLVTVMALPLIDGIFPALVLAGALDSITGILEVGLLVFGGSATVAVILAEMDGSPREQAQTILIVGLPLIALAAAEAAFAPTIESVLNLATFERFAALVILAIAAKTASATIGEYLPRPGVIIGLGLLASLDVSGFELALTLNPDLIVRSAAAAGVGVGFALSIALLGPWLRGVVDIDRFRFGSAVALGMLPLSILHVPGVPSDAPIALAVLGIATILAFDPDNATIPKRTKTVAEEPEPMPEPTPEPTATRQQSVAAQAVTDGGDDEEDDSGAYGYPGEPDSRAPWL from the coding sequence ATGAGTAGCTCCCAACACCCAATCGCACTTCGCTTAGAGCAGCAGGTAGGCGGCGCGGCAAAGCTTCTCGTCACGGTCATGGCGTTGCCACTTATCGATGGCATCTTTCCTGCGCTCGTTCTCGCTGGCGCACTCGACAGCATCACTGGCATCCTCGAAGTCGGACTTCTCGTCTTCGGTGGCTCTGCAACCGTCGCGGTCATCCTCGCTGAAATGGACGGAAGCCCGCGCGAACAGGCACAGACGATTCTGATCGTCGGGCTGCCACTCATCGCACTCGCCGCCGCAGAGGCGGCGTTCGCACCGACTATCGAAAGCGTGCTGAACCTCGCCACGTTCGAGCGCTTCGCCGCGCTCGTCATCCTCGCCATCGCGGCCAAAACCGCGAGCGCGACGATTGGCGAGTACCTGCCCCGGCCCGGCGTCATCATCGGCCTCGGCCTGCTCGCAAGCCTCGACGTATCCGGCTTCGAACTCGCCCTCACGCTCAACCCAGACCTCATCGTCCGGTCTGCAGCAGCGGCGGGCGTCGGCGTCGGCTTTGCCCTCTCAATTGCCCTGCTCGGCCCGTGGCTGCGTGGCGTGGTCGACATCGACCGCTTCCGCTTCGGCAGTGCGGTCGCCCTCGGGATGTTGCCCCTCTCCATCCTGCACGTCCCGGGTGTTCCGAGCGACGCACCAATCGCACTCGCCGTCCTCGGCATCGCGACCATTCTCGCGTTCGACCCGGACAACGCGACGATTCCAAAGCGGACGAAGACGGTGGCAGAGGAGCCAGAGCCAATGCCCGAACCAACGCCAGAACCGACGGCAACCCGCCAACAGTCAGTGGCCGCACAGGCGGTCACCGACGGTGGCGACGACGAAGAAGACGATTCGGGCGCCTACGGCTACCCCGGCGAACCCGACAGTCGTGCCCCGTGGCTCTAA
- the guaB gene encoding IMP dehydrogenase: MANDVPEDDPFSQKLRVPEALTFDDVLLRPKESRVEPDDADVKTHVSKNVTINVPVLSAAMDTVTESELATAMARQGGIGVLHRNMDVETMVEEINRVKAADDLIIREVVTASPDMTIRSVDQLMEQRGISGAPVVDDDDKVLGIISATDVRPYLEVGEGDEVREAMTDEVITATEAVTAREALELMYEHKIERVPIVDDENKLIGLVTMQGILHRREYDNAARDETGSLVCGVAVGPFELDRAQAADEAGADVLFIDCAHAHNMNVIDSAREIQETVSADVVVGNVGTREAAAEIVDFADGIKVGIGPGSICTTRVVTGAGMPQITAIAQVADVASKHDVPVIADGGIRYSGDAIKALAAGADAVMLGSYFAGTDEAPGRVITMNGKKYKQYRGMGSVGAMRSGGGDRYLKDEPEDEDDYVPEGVEAATPYKGSLASELHQLAGGMKSGMGYVGAATIPAFKKRAEFVRISSAGQTEGHPHDVMITDEAPNYSPQQ; this comes from the coding sequence ATGGCGAACGACGTTCCCGAAGACGACCCATTCTCCCAGAAGTTGCGCGTCCCAGAGGCGCTCACATTCGACGACGTACTGCTCAGACCCAAAGAGAGCCGTGTCGAACCCGACGACGCGGACGTGAAGACGCACGTCTCGAAAAACGTCACTATCAACGTGCCCGTGCTCTCTGCGGCGATGGACACTGTCACCGAGAGCGAGCTCGCAACCGCGATGGCTCGACAAGGCGGCATCGGCGTCCTTCACCGAAACATGGACGTCGAGACAATGGTCGAAGAGATCAACCGTGTCAAAGCCGCAGACGACCTCATCATCCGCGAAGTCGTCACCGCGAGCCCGGACATGACCATCCGCTCTGTCGACCAACTCATGGAACAGCGCGGCATCAGTGGCGCACCCGTCGTCGACGACGACGACAAGGTGCTCGGCATCATCAGCGCGACGGACGTGCGCCCGTACCTCGAAGTCGGTGAAGGTGACGAAGTCCGCGAAGCGATGACCGACGAGGTCATCACCGCGACGGAAGCCGTCACCGCACGCGAGGCGCTCGAACTCATGTACGAGCACAAAATCGAGCGCGTCCCAATCGTGGACGATGAGAACAAGCTCATCGGCCTCGTGACGATGCAAGGTATCCTCCACCGCCGCGAGTACGACAACGCCGCCCGCGACGAGACGGGCAGTCTCGTGTGTGGGGTCGCAGTTGGCCCGTTCGAACTCGACCGCGCGCAAGCCGCGGACGAAGCCGGTGCGGACGTGCTCTTCATCGACTGCGCCCACGCGCACAACATGAACGTCATCGACAGCGCCCGCGAGATTCAGGAGACGGTCTCCGCGGACGTCGTCGTGGGGAACGTCGGCACGCGCGAAGCAGCCGCCGAAATCGTGGACTTCGCAGACGGCATCAAGGTCGGCATCGGCCCCGGCAGCATCTGTACGACCCGCGTCGTCACGGGTGCCGGGATGCCACAGATTACGGCCATCGCACAGGTCGCAGACGTGGCCTCGAAACACGACGTGCCCGTTATCGCAGACGGCGGGATTCGTTACTCCGGCGACGCCATCAAGGCACTTGCCGCGGGCGCAGACGCCGTGATGCTCGGTTCGTACTTCGCCGGAACCGACGAGGCCCCAGGCCGCGTCATCACGATGAACGGCAAGAAATACAAGCAGTACCGCGGCATGGGCAGCGTCGGTGCGATGCGCTCGGGCGGCGGCGACCGCTACCTCAAAGACGAACCGGAGGACGAAGACGACTACGTCCCAGAGGGCGTCGAGGCCGCAACGCCGTACAAGGGCAGTCTCGCGAGCGAACTCCACCAGCTCGCCGGCGGGATGAAAAGCGGGATGGGCTACGTCGGCGCAGCCACCATTCCTGCGTTCAAAAAACGCGCTGAGTTCGTCCGCATCTCCTCGGCAGGCCAGACCGAAGGCCACCCACACGACGTGATGATTACGGACGAAGCGCCGAACTACAGCCCACAGCAATAA
- a CDS encoding GNAT family N-acetyltransferase, with protein sequence MPGAIVLEGKRVSLATVEEEDIDFLRDNVNHPAVRVPVGQQLPTNGYQEREYFEEMSTDKNSLQLLIVSNDRRVGVVELDPIDRETGQVEVAYWLVPDYQGEGYAKAALELTIEYCFDQLRMHRVQAAVFSFNEASMGLLKRLGFTEEGVHREDVFINGAYHDTHYFGLLEAEWRDVATQ encoded by the coding sequence ATGCCCGGGGCCATCGTTCTCGAAGGGAAGCGCGTCTCGCTTGCGACCGTCGAAGAGGAAGACATAGACTTTCTGCGCGACAACGTCAACCACCCTGCTGTGCGGGTACCCGTTGGCCAGCAACTCCCGACGAACGGTTACCAAGAGCGCGAGTACTTCGAGGAGATGAGCACGGACAAAAACAGCCTCCAACTGCTCATCGTCAGCAACGACCGCCGCGTCGGTGTCGTCGAATTAGACCCCATCGACCGCGAGACGGGACAGGTCGAGGTTGCCTACTGGCTCGTCCCCGACTATCAGGGCGAAGGCTACGCGAAAGCCGCGCTTGAACTCACCATCGAGTACTGCTTCGACCAGCTCAGGATGCACCGGGTTCAGGCCGCCGTATTCTCCTTCAACGAGGCGTCGATGGGTCTACTGAAACGGCTCGGCTTCACTGAAGAAGGCGTCCACCGCGAGGACGTGTTCATCAATGGTGCGTACCACGACACGCACTACTTTGGCTTGCTCGAAGCCGAGTGGCGCGATGTGGCTACACAGTAG
- a CDS encoding pyridoxamine 5'-phosphate oxidase family protein, giving the protein MVVSPAIETLLSSGRASAHLATSHNDRPHVAPVWYVYADSKLYLMTGGRKLRNMKENPRVAVSIENTRENYWAICILGTARIVTDREKVGEIRRKLNEKYTTAETDGGESSYEYRLVEIEIGSATRASG; this is encoded by the coding sequence ATGGTTGTGTCCCCTGCCATCGAAACCCTCCTCTCGTCCGGGCGGGCGAGTGCCCACCTTGCAACCTCCCACAACGACCGCCCGCACGTCGCCCCCGTCTGGTACGTCTACGCCGATTCGAAGCTGTACCTGATGACTGGCGGGCGAAAGCTCCGAAACATGAAGGAGAATCCACGCGTCGCCGTGTCCATCGAGAACACGCGCGAGAACTACTGGGCGATCTGCATCCTTGGCACGGCCCGCATCGTCACCGACCGGGAGAAGGTGGGCGAGATTCGGCGGAAGCTGAACGAGAAATACACGACCGCAGAAACGGATGGCGGCGAGTCGAGTTACGAGTACCGACTGGTCGAAATCGAGATTGGCAGCGCGACGCGAGCCAGTGGGTGA
- the nucS gene encoding endonuclease NucS: MPLSQLESPEPAAVVEAAKAAARDGSMLTVEARCEVTYEGRTSGYLATGDRILVAKPDGTFLVHQPTGHKPVNWMPGGGSVSARLSDGDAVLLARRTNPSERVEVRIEETYGLTRFDAVDGATYEDSGTEAEMHEFIKSNPDTLGADIRIVEHERESKYGYIDFYAVDDDGVPVVIEVKRIQATLNHFDQLQRYVSLYEETNDAVRGMLVAPSASERVKRALRDNGLEFVALEEFGRDAKGATEAKLSDF; this comes from the coding sequence ATGCCTCTCTCGCAACTCGAATCTCCCGAACCAGCCGCGGTCGTGGAAGCCGCGAAGGCAGCCGCCCGCGACGGCTCGATGCTCACCGTCGAAGCGCGTTGTGAAGTCACCTACGAGGGTCGAACAAGCGGCTACCTCGCCACGGGCGACCGCATTCTCGTCGCCAAGCCCGACGGCACGTTCCTCGTCCACCAACCGACGGGCCACAAACCAGTCAATTGGATGCCCGGCGGCGGCAGTGTCTCGGCTCGTCTCAGCGACGGCGACGCCGTCCTTCTCGCCCGCCGGACGAATCCGAGCGAGCGCGTCGAAGTCCGAATCGAGGAAACCTACGGCCTCACGCGGTTCGACGCGGTAGACGGCGCGACCTACGAGGATTCAGGGACGGAAGCCGAGATGCACGAGTTCATCAAATCGAACCCGGACACGCTCGGCGCAGACATCCGCATCGTCGAACACGAACGCGAGTCGAAGTACGGCTACATCGACTTCTACGCCGTCGACGATGACGGCGTCCCGGTCGTCATCGAAGTTAAGCGAATCCAAGCGACGCTCAACCACTTCGACCAACTCCAGCGCTACGTCTCGCTCTACGAAGAGACGAACGACGCCGTGCGCGGGATGCTCGTCGCACCGTCTGCCTCAGAGCGCGTAAAGCGGGCGCTCCGAGACAACGGGCTGGAGTTCGTCGCACTGGAGGAGTTTGGGCGCGACGCAAAAGGCGCGACAGAGGCGAAGTTGAGCGATTTCTAA
- a CDS encoding universal stress protein: MAPIDELTILVPVDVSESELPPLQILDLLKPIEVVLLGYFPVPDQAEPALIKDEYEAEAVTKLQTLAHGRDLTDVLVFTHDRAATIDRIAHQYDSDAVLAGGDTAVINRILVPLRGDVNLDRIVSVVADLARACDATITLFHSVTEDTNQSHGEFLLRGAVERLTDYGIDEGKIDWRLGAGGSPQDEIIALCDEYDIVILGETEPSLRERIIGDVLSRIIDEIEIPALIVRDVE, translated from the coding sequence ATGGCTCCGATTGACGAACTAACAATTCTTGTCCCGGTCGATGTTTCGGAGTCAGAACTACCGCCGCTTCAGATTCTCGACCTCCTCAAACCAATCGAGGTTGTACTGCTTGGCTACTTTCCCGTTCCAGACCAAGCAGAACCCGCGCTCATCAAAGACGAGTACGAAGCCGAGGCGGTAACCAAACTGCAAACGCTCGCTCACGGCCGCGACCTGACCGACGTGCTCGTTTTCACGCACGACCGAGCAGCCACTATCGACCGGATCGCCCACCAATACGACTCTGACGCAGTATTAGCAGGTGGTGACACAGCCGTCATCAATCGCATTCTCGTCCCACTCCGTGGTGATGTGAACCTTGACCGCATCGTCTCGGTCGTTGCTGACCTCGCACGAGCATGCGATGCGACGATCACCCTGTTTCACTCGGTCACCGAAGACACGAACCAGAGCCACGGGGAATTCCTCCTTCGTGGGGCGGTCGAGCGACTGACTGACTACGGCATCGACGAAGGGAAAATCGATTGGCGACTCGGAGCGGGCGGCAGTCCACAGGACGAAATCATCGCCCTCTGTGACGAGTACGACATCGTCATTCTCGGCGAGACAGAACCCTCGCTGCGAGAACGCATCATCGGAGACGTGCTCTCGCGGATTATCGACGAAATCGAGATTCCCGCACTCATCGTCCGGGATGTGGAGTAA
- a CDS encoding amino acid permease: protein MSSGGGELERTLGFLEAMTLGGGTMIGAGIFILPGIAAELAGPASSVSYAIAGFVALLAALSLSELATGMPIAGGSYHYVNRALGGLFGAIVGWGMWTGLMFASAFYMVGFGQYLVAPIPFLDGRVFIILLGLIGLVLLIGVNYYGTEESSSFQNVMIVAETAIIIVFVSLGVFFIVPENLEPFAPTGPSGILATTGIVFISFLGFEIIATVAGEIKNPSRTIPLSMILSVVLVTFLYVLVMLVSTGVLPFESLGESPIPVSDVAAVYMGSIGAIAIVFAAIIAAISSSNSSILAASRVVYAMGRDGLVTNWMNVSHARFRTPHRAILATGGLTALLILIGLRVDAIIALLAEAASFSFLVSYSLVHLALIVFRRADPDEYDPSFRLPFPLYPVVPVLGVFLSFVVISQMAPVIIFIGSSIVALGIVWYFVYARSRVVGEGLIREAFRRAPTKVYRVVVPVANPATQRGLLRLAAASAQANDERGTPELVAVNVVQVEHPSPYQNVESDRFDHQHELLEAAHEIAATEGVHLRTRAMVAPTIDMAVLDVLDAENADHLLLGWDGTLRDGDTLFGHTLDTIVKNAHCPTSLVTLRTDTIGSPVALVAPGPNAPVVARRAVEFATVEGTTPTLLNVQRPRESEADAIQRGEALVAEIAERAGLEPEEYTVEVIVSDDVDAAIVDALDRFDTICVGLSQRNDGARIPFGTITEQVVTRGVGNVAMIRGS, encoded by the coding sequence ATGAGTTCTGGTGGCGGTGAGTTAGAGCGCACCCTCGGCTTCCTCGAAGCGATGACGCTCGGCGGCGGGACGATGATTGGGGCAGGGATTTTCATCCTCCCCGGCATCGCGGCGGAACTCGCCGGGCCTGCGAGTTCGGTGTCGTACGCCATCGCTGGCTTTGTGGCGTTGCTCGCGGCGCTCTCGCTCTCGGAACTCGCCACGGGGATGCCGATTGCAGGCGGAAGCTATCACTACGTCAACCGCGCGCTTGGTGGCCTGTTCGGCGCAATCGTCGGGTGGGGAATGTGGACCGGGCTGATGTTCGCGAGCGCCTTCTACATGGTGGGCTTCGGCCAGTATCTGGTCGCACCCATTCCCTTCCTCGATGGTCGAGTTTTCATCATCCTCCTCGGACTCATTGGCTTAGTGTTGCTCATCGGGGTCAACTACTACGGGACAGAAGAGTCGAGTTCCTTCCAGAACGTGATGATTGTAGCAGAGACGGCAATCATCATCGTGTTCGTCTCCCTCGGGGTGTTCTTCATCGTCCCGGAAAATCTGGAGCCATTTGCACCAACCGGGCCAAGCGGGATTCTGGCCACGACGGGCATCGTGTTCATCTCGTTTCTCGGCTTCGAAATCATCGCCACCGTCGCAGGTGAAATCAAGAATCCAAGTCGGACGATTCCGCTGTCGATGATACTCTCGGTGGTGCTCGTGACGTTCCTCTACGTCCTCGTCATGCTCGTCAGCACGGGCGTCCTCCCGTTCGAATCGCTCGGGGAGTCGCCCATTCCGGTCTCCGACGTGGCCGCGGTGTACATGGGTTCGATTGGGGCGATTGCCATCGTGTTCGCCGCGATTATCGCCGCGATTTCGAGTTCGAACTCGTCGATTCTCGCCGCCTCGCGCGTCGTCTACGCCATGGGCCGAGATGGACTCGTGACCAACTGGATGAACGTGAGCCACGCGCGCTTCCGGACGCCCCACCGTGCGATTCTCGCAACCGGTGGGCTCACAGCACTCCTCATCCTAATCGGCCTCAGAGTTGACGCCATCATCGCGCTTCTCGCGGAAGCGGCGAGTTTCAGCTTTCTTGTCTCCTACTCGCTCGTTCACCTCGCGCTAATCGTCTTTCGTCGGGCCGACCCTGACGAGTACGACCCCTCGTTCAGGCTTCCGTTCCCGCTCTATCCGGTCGTCCCCGTCCTCGGCGTCTTCCTCTCGTTCGTCGTCATCTCACAGATGGCTCCCGTCATCATCTTCATCGGGTCAAGCATCGTCGCGCTCGGCATCGTCTGGTACTTCGTCTACGCCAGAAGCCGTGTCGTGGGCGAGGGACTCATCCGCGAGGCGTTCCGGAGAGCTCCAACCAAGGTGTATCGCGTCGTGGTTCCGGTCGCCAATCCAGCCACACAGCGGGGGCTTCTCAGGCTCGCTGCAGCCAGCGCGCAAGCCAACGACGAACGAGGGACGCCCGAACTCGTCGCGGTAAACGTGGTTCAAGTCGAACACCCCTCGCCGTATCAAAACGTCGAATCCGACCGCTTCGACCACCAGCACGAACTGCTCGAAGCTGCCCACGAAATCGCCGCGACCGAAGGCGTCCACCTCCGTACCCGAGCGATGGTCGCCCCAACAATCGACATGGCAGTTCTCGACGTGCTCGACGCGGAAAACGCAGACCACCTTCTCCTCGGTTGGGACGGGACGCTTAGAGACGGCGATACGCTGTTTGGCCACACGCTCGATACAATCGTGAAAAATGCTCACTGCCCGACGTCGCTCGTCACCCTCAGAACCGACACGATTGGCTCGCCAGTGGCGCTCGTCGCACCCGGCCCGAACGCCCCGGTCGTCGCCAGACGCGCCGTGGAATTTGCTACTGTCGAGGGAACTACCCCAACCCTGTTGAACGTCCAACGACCCCGAGAAAGCGAAGCAGACGCGATACAGCGCGGTGAGGCACTCGTCGCCGAAATCGCGGAGCGAGCGGGCCTCGAACCCGAGGAGTACACTGTCGAAGTCATCGTCAGCGACGACGTCGATGCCGCAATTGTCGACGCACTCGACCGGTTCGACACCATCTGTGTTGGCTTGTCCCAACGAAACGACGGCGCTCGAATCCCGTTCGGCACGATTACAGAACAGGTGGTTACGCGTGGCGTCGGCAACGTTGCGATGATACGCGGGTCGTGA
- a CDS encoding SDR family NAD(P)-dependent oxidoreductase, whose amino-acid sequence MSLAAKNRIVVITGANEGIGYHMLTSLLERGYRVAGLDINGEHISALQKIHPERVRFIACDVTEDDAVTTAIEGIIDDWGRIDILVNNAGVFNFAPFEAQTLADTKREFEVNYFGYLRMIHAVLPHMRAQNEGIIHNVSSGAGLVGHPGLTGYASTKGAIEALVRSLRLELQHENVSCTLMHPPLSNTESAAELGYPKSLLSDPADVGRKLAAQIESTDRVITADWQTKLGLYLSQRLPYMVKKGTERFVSPAK is encoded by the coding sequence ATGTCTTTGGCTGCGAAAAATCGAATCGTCGTTATCACTGGGGCGAATGAGGGCATTGGCTACCACATGCTCACGTCGCTCCTCGAACGCGGCTACCGCGTTGCTGGGCTCGATATCAACGGAGAACACATCTCCGCGCTTCAAAAAATTCACCCCGAGCGAGTCCGATTCATTGCGTGCGATGTGACCGAAGACGACGCGGTTACAACAGCAATTGAGGGAATTATTGACGACTGGGGCCGCATCGATATTCTCGTGAACAACGCCGGAGTATTCAATTTCGCGCCCTTCGAAGCTCAGACGCTTGCCGACACGAAACGCGAGTTTGAGGTGAACTACTTCGGCTACCTCCGGATGATTCACGCCGTCTTACCACATATGAGAGCGCAAAATGAGGGCATCATCCACAACGTGAGTTCTGGAGCAGGACTCGTTGGCCATCCGGGACTGACTGGATATGCATCAACAAAGGGTGCAATCGAGGCGCTCGTCCGGTCTCTGCGACTGGAACTGCAACATGAAAACGTCTCGTGTACGCTGATGCACCCACCGCTTTCGAACACTGAGTCGGCAGCGGAACTCGGATACCCAAAATCACTGTTAAGTGATCCCGCTGATGTGGGCCGGAAACTGGCTGCACAAATCGAATCGACTGACCGAGTAATCACCGCTGATTGGCAAACGAAACTCGGGCTGTATCTCTCTCAACGCCTTCCGTACATGGTGAAAAAAGGCACTGAGCGATTCGTCTCTCCTGCAAAATAG